One window of Trichomycterus rosablanca isolate fTriRos1 chromosome 2, fTriRos1.hap1, whole genome shotgun sequence genomic DNA carries:
- the LOC134303083 gene encoding GTPase IMAP family member 9-like: MDQERWIVLLGRTGAGKSSTGNTILGRNVFRSERSLYTVTKITQRAETMIGGKFIHVVDTPGFFDTKLPRDQLAKQLARSVYLSQPGVHAFILVFKYDYFTEYEEEMIKKLQEVFGEKVTDHMIILFTHAESVREEEIVRRTNEHLRGVLDQCGGRFHIFNNAEPQNRQQVTELLQKIDRMVQQNGGRFYYTNGVFEEARSLTWDEFENNFQPAADIIGLVSGWIAGLFRW, from the coding sequence ATGGATCAGGAACGGTGGATCGTGCTGCTGGGGAGGACTGGTGCTGGGAAGAGCTCAACAGGAAACACCATCCTGGGGAGAAATGTATTCAGATCAGAACGATCTTTATATACTGTAACAAAAATCACTCAACGTGCAGAAACAATGATAGGAGGAAAGTTTATACATGTGGTTGATACACCAGGATTCTTTGACACAAAACTGCCACGAGATCAGTTAGCAAAGCAGTTGGCCAGGAGTGTTTATCTCTCACAGCCAGGAGTTCATGCTTTCATTCTGGTTTTCAAATATGATTATTTTACAGAATATGAAGAGGAAATGATTAAGAAGTTACAGGAAGTTTTTGGTGAGAAGGTTACAGATCACATGATCATTTTGTTTACTCATGCTGAGAGTGTCAGAGAGGAAGAAATAGTTAGAAGAACAAATGAACATCTCAGAGGAGTTTTAGATCAGTGTGGAGGAAGATTTcacatctttaataatgcagaacCACAGAACAGACAGCAGGTCACTGAACTTCTGCAGAAGATAGACAGGATGGTGCAGCAGAATGGAGGAAGGTTCTACTACACTAATGGAGTGTTTGAGGAAGCACGGAGCTTAACCTGGGATGAATTTGAGAATAATTTCCAGCCAGCAGCAGATATTATAGGACTGGTGTCAGGGTGGATAGCaggattatttaggtggtaa